Proteins from a genomic interval of Nematostella vectensis chromosome 5, jaNemVect1.1, whole genome shotgun sequence:
- the LOC5507640 gene encoding cilia- and flagella-associated protein 53 gives MMVQHVRRCREFTGPTPNSVAIKAKPTNKRPVEHLILEGRRRDELRDEAIAESKYQQQCDLKSEWEKATDKRILKNTVIRRVDRLVQKEKFKLEDRRERLRDLLLNEEQQFIQEMEAKEETTLERQAKMRERARFLKEKREAERLQIVKEKYDQRWREECEELRSHLSRRHQDEVFSERSDQIRMKNEQKQREKDLEKMYADLWERDVKAKAQREEQEAMEQMERNRETLRVLQLQSEANAKQREEERRLKELEAEWLKEQNAMRAQEEEFLKQEKLRKQEAAKRARDVSIRLKNEKEAKEKQEELALDMKILEKLLDDTRNEAMEESQRKKELREENLRFMKYCEMNRKDEEDRERALEAHVNAEVEKQWAKKMEQYRIERAARKKLLDNVLQTRQLQMHERKQIAEAEAEAERAEKERMHKAWLEHERLERENQERIRQREAGHQRDLDMQIDYQNHLKERSKEDEREEFLLGQEAEREYQRKLKEALKRPQIDKVHPARLLASYRSKFSTN, from the exons ATGATGGTCCAACATGTACGCCGCTGTCGGGAGTTTACCGGACCAACTCCTAACTCAGTAGCAATC AAAGCTAAACCGACAAACAAGCGACCCGTTGAGCATCTTATTCTCGAGGGAAGACGACGAGACGAGTTAAGAGATGAGGCGATCGCAgagtcaaaatatcaacagcAATGCGATCTAAAG TCTGAATGGGAAAAAGCTACTGATAAAAGAATCCTGAAGAATACTGTTATAAGAAGGGTAGACAGACTGGTCCAAAAAGAGAAATTCAAACTCGAAGATCGCAGAGAAAG GTTGCGTGATCTTTTACTAAATGAAGAGCAGCAGTTCATACAAGAAATGGAAGCAAAAGAGGAGACAACTCTTGAAAGACAAGCAAAAATGAGAGAGAGAGCAAGATTCTTAAAGGAGAAAAGAGAGGCAGAAAGACTGCAAATTGTTAAAGAGAAATATGATCAGAGATGGAG GGAGGAATGCGAGGAGCTCAGGAGCCATTTGTCCCGTCGTCATCAAGATGAGGTATTCAGTGAGCGCTCAGACCAGATCAGAATGAAGAACGAGCAGAAACAACGTGAGAAGGATCTAGAAAAAATGTATGCTGATCTCTGGGAACGTGACGTCAAGGCGAAGGCACAGCGTGAGGAACAGGAGGCCATGGAACAAATGGAGAGGAATAGAGAGACACTGCGGGTACTCCAGCTACAGTCTGAAGCGAACGCTAAACAGAGAGAGGAGGAGAGAAGACTTAAGGAGCTTGAGGCGGAATGGCTGAAGGAGCAGAATGCAATGAGAGCTCAGGAGGAGGAATTCCTCAAGCAAGAGAAGCTCCGTAAGCAGGAGGCAGCTAAGCGTGCACGAGATGTATCTATAAGACTCAAGAATGAAAAGGAG GCCAAGGAGAAACAAGAAGAGCTTGCGCTAGACATGAAAATCCTTGAAAAACTCCTTGACGACACACGCAATGAAGCCATGGAGGAATCACAACGGAAGAAGGAGCTCCGAGAAGAGAATCTACGCTTCATGAAATACTGTGAGATGAACCGCAAAGATGAGGAAGACCGAGAGAGGGCCCTTGAGGCTCACGTGAATGCAGAGGTAGAAAAACAGTGGGCGAAGAAGATGGAGCAATACAGGATAGAACGAGCAGCCAGGAAGAAGTTACTGGACAATGTTCTACAAACCAGACAATTACAGATGCATGAGAGAA AACAAATCGCGGAAGCTGAGGCTGAAGCAGAACGAGCGGAGAAGGAGAGAATGCACAAAGCGTGGCTAGAGCACGAGAGACTGGAACGAGAGAACCAGGAACGCATTCGGCAGAGGGAGGCTGGGCACCAGCGAGATCTTGATATGCAGATCGACTACCAGAATCACCTGAAGGAGAGGAGCAAAGAAGACGAGAGAGAGGAGTTCCTTCTCGGACAG GAGGCCGAACGTGAATATCAACGCAAGCTCAAAGAAGCCCTGAAACGACCACAAATCGACAAAGTGCATCCTGCCCGCCTGCTCGCCTCATACAGAAGCAAATTTTCAACAAACTGA